The DNA window CGTGCTGTGAGGTCAGTGACAAACAGAGGATTTGAGCTGTATTGGAAAcggttgtaaaaaaaaaaaaataataataataataatacagtaGAACCTCGTAAATCTGCAGAACGGAGagcttccacacacacacagaacctGGAGGCCTTATTCCACTTTCAAGCAGAGTTGTAATAGCAAAGTGCTGTAGTGAGGTCTCGTATTACAAAGACTTCAATAACCTTACAATGATAGGCTACAGAACATTTACCAACGTGCTTGAAGTATCATAaattaacaataaataaaagtaCATCGAGACACGACACGTTTGATCATTGACTCACAACGCATGAGTCCTCTGTGAGGGGTCTTCCAGTCCTTGGCGTGAGGTTCTGCTGGGGGTGATAAAGTGCTGAGGCACAGAAAGGACACGAGATGCAGCGTGGATATGACAGCTGCCAGGCAGCGGCAatgggctgctgcagccacctggTTGCACGAGtgcctgtttcttttttggacatttaagacagaaaaacaaatcaagcaCCTTCCCAAAGAGGAGTTTAACAGATTGTCCCACATATCTATGGCTGGTAGAATACACAGATGTGTCAGTGTAGCAGTTAATGCGTGATGCCACTTCCACTTAAATGCACAGAAATGCTTCTCTTCCAAAGCATCGAACCGAAGCAGACTTGTTTTATTGATCCCCCTGAGTTGCCTAGAGGCATTAAGATGCATATAGGTGGGGTAAGCAAGCTTGTGTCACCGTGAGCGGGAACCTCTCCCACTAAGACTACATGAACAGCTACTACTTTGCCTTAGAATTCCTTTTACAGATTAAATGCACACAGGCTCCAGTTCATTTCTccctgaaggcagcagcaaagAGCCTCTCACCGAGTGTGGGAGGAGGGGACACTGCTGGCACCAACCCGCCTTTGTTCAGTGATGTGGCACAGACCTTTGTGCACCTGGAGGGGAAACTTTGGGGTACATTCAGACATGGTTAAAGACATGCTGGGCCAGATCTTCCCTGCGCAGTGATCTGGTCATAGCAGTGCAGCCAgatctgctgccagcagccgaGGCCTTACAGAAAGAGATGCTGAATTTgtagtttattattattatcatcatcatcttttaaataataattggGCTACCTAAGACCtatctattaaaaaacaactaCGCTGTAAAATTAAGTTTCCTAATGATTTCACAAGCTAGCAATACAATATAGGTATTGAAAAGACTAACGTAAAGACAGCTTCCCACTATGCAGAAGATAATTTTTCCTCTccagttatttaaaataaatgtcctTTAACTATcagaataaattaataaatagtTAAATTATAAACAGAAAACGAATAGAAaatagttaagaaaaaaaatcaatcaggagaagaaaaatgacctTATGATATATGTGCAGTAATAACTGGCCATAAAGACATATGGAACCTCCAATTTCCCAGCATTTGTGACATTCAAGTTAATTAGAAGAATAATTGCAATGTTTTAAGCCgctatccagcctggcctcctCCTCGAATCTGAAACATCGGTCCATATTCTTCTGCAAGAAAATGCAGTTGGCTACTGGTATTGCATGAAATACTCTTCTCCTGTCAGTGTAATTGGTTTCTGGACTGCACAGGACTTGCAGCATGGGATGGAGACAGTCAGACTGCTCTGCTGGCTTGAGCTGCATGGGCTGATTCTGCTCTTCAGTTTTTCACATGGAATCAGTCAAGACTTCAGCTACAGGTGGTATTGGAAAGCGGGAGTGTGCATCACATCTTCATGCTaggcaggagctgctctttTGTGGCTTTCTATGGAGCTTTCAATTGgttttaaaaaagttttttctaagaataaaaaaagttGTTGGTAGCAACTGTTCTGTTCACATTTAAAATTTCACATTCCCTTCAGAATGTAGTTTTAAGAtgtggagcagagctgacaTTTTCCATACTCTTACACCAAGGATGCTTGGTAGAGGAGTGGTTTTTAAGCCACGCTGTCAGAGCCTTTTCCTGAATGATCTGCCTTTCCAATGTCCATGTCTATGAAGTCCTCTGGTGAGTCTTGTGTGCCTTCCACCACGCTTCCCTCCgcacctgctggctgctggtggcACATCCCAACCTTGCACGGTCTCACCAAGGACAGAAACACAGCACCCATGACcgtgccagcagcacaggagtAGAAGGCTGAGCTGTAGTTTTGTGTTCTGTCCACTATGACACCTACAGAAAATACATCAGTTAGCCACAACCTGCCCCCACGCTCTTGCCCATCCCTCCCACAGGGCTTTTAATCTAGGTACCATTATTTGCAAGGAAAAGACACTTAATGACAAATAGATGTTACTTTAAAATTACCAACAAAAACATTGTGTTCGGCACGTCATTGCTAGGCAAATCAGAGAATTAGTCACTGCAGGGACTCTAGGACTGCAATACTTCAGGCATCTCTATATTATGATagagactgttttttttttggctgagtatgttaaaaaaaaacacacacgTAGGGCAAGTAGTTTGCTTCTCCCATTCACTACAGCCTGAAGTGATGCCAGCACTAGATGTCTGACAGGATCAGGGTTgcactgcagtatttttctctgctctgaggTTCCTCGGTGGAGACTGCCTCATCCGTGggactctgcagagctgcattgcAGCAGCCTTCTGGCTCTGAGTCTCCTTGTGCTAGCTGCAGGTCTTTAGGGCAGCTCTATGATTAGGGCTGGCAGAGTGCTTTCTAGATGAGCCAGCACAAATATCCGTCAAACATACCAAAAAAGCCCCACAATGAAAGTGTAAGTTACCTGCGAGGGGTGGGCCAGCCAACCCAGAGAAGCTTTGAATGAAGACGTAGACTCCAGCTGCAGAAGACATTCTTGCAATGCCAACCACGTCGTCTTCTGCCAGCAGCGGGATATGTGTGCCTGCTACTGTTCCAAGCATGAACCCAAAAAATATGCTACATGTCATCAACCCCCAGAATTCAGAGGCAAAAGGGAAGGCAAACAGTGCTACAGACAACAGAATGACACAGATGAGTTCGATGTGGATCTTGCGGATAGGCTCTCTGTTGAGCACCCAGCCAGCTGAAATTCTGCCCAAGACCTCTGCAATCGCCATTGCAGACAGTATGTATGCAGAATGGTCTTTGCTGATGCCAAGGCTGCGGCTCAGGGGAATGACGTACAGGGAGGGAGCGAAGAATCCCAGGGTAGCAAATAGGCCAAAGAATGCATAACAGATAAAGCTATAGTCTCTCATCACAGAGAAGTCCAGTAGTTTGGTTTTTGGTTCTGTAGGGGTGCTGTTATTTTCAACAGTTATCTGTACATGGTCCTTTGGTTCTTCACTTTTCGGCTCTGCTTTGGTGTTTCCAGGCACATTTTTGGGTGAGGTAGTTATTTCTACTCCTGAGTCAATGGACTCTATTGAGGTGCGTGTTTGCTCGTTTTCAAGCATGTACTTTGTCTCTGCAGGCTCTTCTGGAGGCTGCACCttcacttcttcttcttcttcttgctCTTTGATTATCATGGGTCGCAGCAGCGATCCACAGATGACAATGCTCAGCTGCAGTGCCCCAACAAAAAGGAGGCTATATCTCCAGCCAATCTGCTCCTTCAAATGAGTGTTTactgaggaaagaaagcagaaaaagagagcaTCACTAAAAATCCCCGCAGTTGCGCCAAGCAGCTATCTGAATTTACAGCTGAggaaggctctgagcaacctgactgagctgtagatgtccctggtcactgcaggggagttggactaggtgacctttaagggtcccttccaactcaaaatatCCGGGTTGTCACTGGGCTGAGGCTATCTTCTGAGGTCCCAGCTAGCTGGGGATGCGCAAGGACATAGGTGGTGCTATTTTTAGTGAATGAAAGTGAACTCAACATTTGAGTTTCCTCTTTCAGCTGACCCCACCCTGAAACCAGCTAGTAGAGGAAGTCTGTTAGCCTCGCTCTAAGGTGCATGTCACTGCTTAATTGCAAGCCTTCATCTCCAATCAGCTAAGCTTTGTGATGGGTATTAGCTGGAAGCAAGCATGCACATCAGAAACCCATCAGAAGTGGAGGGGAATGACTTCTGAAGCTGCAACACACTGGTGGGGAAACAGGTGGTGATGGGGACGTGCCACTTTCCTGTGCTTAAGACTGCTCCTAAAGGTTAGTGGGCTTGTGATTCGTACTGCCTTATGTTTTAAATAGCTGAAGTTTCTCAGTCTTATTTTTAGCCTGCAAGATCTATATAGGGAAGCAGCAGGTTGTGTATCAGTGTAGCATGTCCTGTTCTGCCTGGAAATGCTGGGTGAACTCAGCCCTTTTCCCAGCCCTTGCCAGCACCTGGCTGTgcctcttcccctctcccttctgTGGCCTAAGACGTTGTGAGCTCCTCACTGCGtcccctctgtgctggggatgtgGGTATCCCTGCAGCATTCTCTTGGGACAGGGAAGGGTGTCAGACATGGTTATCAGCTCTTCAGGATTACTGGTAACCCTGCCTGCAGGGCATGAGTGCATGAGCAACCACCCATGGGCTGCAACAGCTCACGGGAAGGCCAGCGTGCACCATTTTGTTGGGAGAAAgatcagagcagagctgtgctttagGCATGCATGAATTCACGGCATTCCGGCACTATACCTGGTGCAAAGAGGAAGACAGCAAAACATTCCCCTGTAGATGCCACTGCTGTGACCAGCGAACGTCTTTTGTCAAAATACTGTGATAAAATGGTGACAGTCGGGAGGAAAGAGAGGCAGTACCCGAGGCCTGTGAATAAATGCCAAAAATTGCCATAACAACAAGTAAGGGAGGGGGAAACACCGATGCAAGAACACGTTAAGTCAGCTTTCCCCATGGCGAGATTACACAGTATCATTTCGGCCAACTCAGCAAGTcaccctggaaaaaaaatcattgggGAAAccagaatgttatttttttaaattggaagagaagaaaaataacaaaagcaaaacccaagaaaaaacaaaacgcccaaaaccccaaacctgtTCCCAAACAGCCAGCAGCGTCACTTGGAGGACCCCATCTGCTCAAGGACTCAGCCTGTAGCAATCGCTCCCGTAAGCAAGGCAAGCTCACTGGCAGCAGATGTGAGCAGGACACCCAGGCCAGATgggaacaagagaaaaataacagggagaaaaaggagaagagagaatgtGATCCCACGAAGGGCGTTCCTCTCGAGCCCAGCACTCCCAGCAGTCAGAGCTCCTGCCCGAGCGTGGCAGCATTCCCCAGCAGAGCttgctggaagcagcaggagcaagcCAAGCGTATGGCAGATCTGAGAAGAGGAGAACTCACCAGAAATGATGCCGATGGTGATGTACATGTGAACAACACTGCGGGCAAAGGAGGCGGTGATCATGCCGGTGCTGACCAGCACCCCTCCAGCCATCACGACGAAGCGGTGACCAAAGCGGTTGGTGAGCACCGTCGACAGAGGAGCTGGATGGGAAGAGAGCTGTGGTCAGCACAGGTCAGCAACAcaaacagcagctcctccaccagccaCCTCCTGCAGATACCCCCGTCCCCTCCATGTGCCACCTCCCCATCTGCTCGCATAGCAGAGCATCACTCCTGCAGCACCACGCAGCTCGTGGCAGTGGGATAAGAACCAGAAGAGACCAGGATGGGTGGGCAGCCTGGAACAAACCTGCAGGAGCAAATGGATTTTGGGGAAGCTCAGGTTATATTTTGATCTTTTTCCACCACCAAGTCAGGTTTTGATGTTCAGAATCTTATCTCCATTGAGAGATGAGCAGCTGGGCCAAGGGCCACGTCCTTGTGCCACGCAGGAGCTGTAGCTCAAGGAGACCAGGGGACTGGGACAGCCATTTGGTGGTGTCTCAGAAAACATCCACAAAGCCTGGAGGCTGCAATTTATCATGGAGCCATTGGGACACAAGCCCTGATCCCAGGCCTCCACGTGCTGAGTCAGCAGCAGGACTGCACCTTCCAACTCCTGCCCTTTACTCTTACCTGTGAAGGtctgcacaaacacacagatgGATATTATCCACGATATCCTGCTGTTGGTTTCATCAAAGCTTTCCATCAGGTCATTGAAGAAGACTCCAAACGATTTTATAACGCCATATGTAAGAGCTTCCACAAAGAAGAAAGCCACAGCAATTGCCCAGCCCCATCCTCCATCAGGCACTTTAGTATAAACATTTGGAGTGGTGCACGGCATTTTTACAGCTTTGACAGTCATTTCTGatctggaaaagaggagagaacaAACCAGGCATCAGCTCGAGATGAGTTTTGCTTACCAAGGCACGGCTGAGCAGCTGGCCGGAGCTGCTAGGCAGTCCCCGTGCTGCTGAGGAATTAAATCCAGGAGATGGGCTGAAGTTCCTCCCCCCGACAGTCCCAGAGGGACCATTTCTGCCCGGACCCTTTGAACCAAGGACCAGAAACTCTCCGCTCAGCACCGGGTTGAGCCGTTCCCATCAGCAAAACCCAGCGATCAGCTGCGTTCCGGCACAGCGGGATGGATGCAGTTCGTGAAAGATCCACCGCGGCACCCAGtgagggctgctggggctgcacggCTTCCCAACAGCACCCGACCTCCCACCCGCAGCCCTTCGCTGGGCAGCGACAGCCCGGGGGCCGCCCGCACCTTTGGGGTGCCGCTTGTTCCCCGCAGCATCGGTCAATGCCACCAGCACACTGCAGTACACCGCTGCTCCCTAAAGCCCCCAGATGTCACATCGAGCGCCCGTCGCCGTTCGGCAACTCCCTGGGATCGCACCTGTACCCCAAAAGCACCGCAGCGGGGCTGCCGAGCTCTCGCAtccctgtgtgtgtgtcagCACGGACAGCCCCACGGCCCCGGCTCGGCTCTGCACCGCGACACCTGCGCTGCCCATAGGGACGCGGTCCCGGCGCCGCCTGCAGCCGTCACCGAAGAGGGGCCCAGCCGCCACCCGGGGCACGGCCCCCCCCCCAAGGCATTTCCCTCCTCCATTTTACGCTCGGAGGAACCCTGGGCGGCTCCGGCAGcgcttccccatcccactggggaACTTCTCACCCGGCAGCGGGTGGGGCGGCACCCACCCGTGACCGTGGGCGGCCCCGCgggaccccccccatcccccccggCAGCACCCATCGCCCCACTCTGCGGCATCGCCAGGTGGGTCGCGGCCGGTTCACGGctcccggggggggggggggatttgcCACCAGCATCCCTCCGGGGAcggggggggaagggaaagggaaggggggggggtggggggacgaCACGACCACCGCTTTGCGGTGCCCAAAGTTTGTAGGAAGTGCCGTGGTCCCTCCCGAGGGGCCGGCGCTGGATGCCTGTGTCATGGCACGAGGAGAGGAGATGGGAAGGAAGCACGCTATTAgagccagaggaaaaaaaaaaaagaaagaaaaaaaaaggggggaaaaaagaaaataaacctgagCGTGCATGACGTGCGtttaaagattaaaagaaattaaggtGAACCATGCGGGggaataaaaaattaaagatgcCGGAGCCGAGGGACGCAGCGTCCCCCCCTTTCCTGCATCACTTTCCGAACATTTCAGACCTGGTTTCTGCAGCGCCGGGGCCGCCGGCTAAAAATAAAGGGATGCggaaaaggaggggggggtgggaaggaagaaaaaaaaaaaaacaaaaataatatattaaaaaataataataacaaccaaacaaccaaaaaaaaaaaaaaaaaagccaaccgAGCCCCCCTCTCCCCGAGCCCGGGAGCCCACTCACCGGGCGGCGCTGGGTGCTGCGGCGGGGCGAGGAGCGGGGCTACGAGCTGCCCA is part of the Gallus gallus isolate bGalGal1 chromosome 18, bGalGal1.mat.broiler.GRCg7b, whole genome shotgun sequence genome and encodes:
- the SLC16A6 gene encoding monocarboxylate transporter 7 isoform X3; this translates as MILCNLAMGKADLTCSCIGVSPSLTCCYGNFWHLFTGLGYCLSFLPTVTILSQYFDKRRSLVTAVASTGECFAVFLFAPVNTHLKEQIGWRYSLLFVGALQLSIVICGSLLRPMIIKEQEEEEEVKVQPPEEPAETKYMLENEQTRTSIESIDSGVEITTSPKNVPGNTKAEPKSEEPKDHVQITVENNSTPTEPKTKLLDFSVMRDYSFICYAFFGLFATLGFFAPSLYVIPLSRSLGISKDHSAYILSAMAIAEVLGRISAGWVLNREPIRKIHIELICVILLSVALFAFPFASEFWGLMTCSIFFGFMLGTVAGTHIPLLAEDDVVGIARMSSAAGVYVFIQSFSGLAGPPLAGVIVDRTQNYSSAFYSCAAGTVMGAVFLSLVRPCKVGMCHQQPAGAEGSVVEGTQDSPEDFIDMDIGKADHSGKGSDSVA
- the SLC16A6 gene encoding monocarboxylate transporter 7 isoform X2 gives rise to the protein MTVKAVKMPCTTPNVYTKVPDGGWGWAIAVAFFFVEALTYGVIKSFGVFFNDLMESFDETNSRISWIISICVFVQTFTAPLSTVLTNRFGHRFVVMAGGVLVSTGMITASFARSVVHMYITIGIISGLGYCLSFLPTVTILSQYFDKRRSLVTAVASTGECFAVFLFAPVNTHLKEQIGWRYSLLFVGALQLSIVICGSLLRPMIIKEQEEEEEVKVQPPEEPAETKYMLENEQTRTSIESIDSGVEITTSPKNVPGNTKAEPKSEEPKDHVQITVENNSTPTEPKTKLLDFSVMRDYSFICYAFFGLFATLGFFAPSLYVIPLSRSLGISKDHSAYILSAMAIAEVLGRISAGWVLNREPIRKIHIELICVILLSVALFAFPFASEFWGLMTCSIFFGFMLGTVAGTHIPLLAEDDVVGIARMSSAAGVYVFIQSFSGLAGPPLAGVIVDRTQNYSSAFYSCAAGTVMGAVFLSLVRPCKVGMCHQQPAGAEGSVVEGTQDSPEDFIDMDIGKADHSGKGSDSVA
- the SLC16A6 gene encoding monocarboxylate transporter 7 isoform X1, yielding MLNAAPQRSEMTVKAVKMPCTTPNVYTKVPDGGWGWAIAVAFFFVEALTYGVIKSFGVFFNDLMESFDETNSRISWIISICVFVQTFTAPLSTVLTNRFGHRFVVMAGGVLVSTGMITASFARSVVHMYITIGIISGLGYCLSFLPTVTILSQYFDKRRSLVTAVASTGECFAVFLFAPVNTHLKEQIGWRYSLLFVGALQLSIVICGSLLRPMIIKEQEEEEEVKVQPPEEPAETKYMLENEQTRTSIESIDSGVEITTSPKNVPGNTKAEPKSEEPKDHVQITVENNSTPTEPKTKLLDFSVMRDYSFICYAFFGLFATLGFFAPSLYVIPLSRSLGISKDHSAYILSAMAIAEVLGRISAGWVLNREPIRKIHIELICVILLSVALFAFPFASEFWGLMTCSIFFGFMLGTVAGTHIPLLAEDDVVGIARMSSAAGVYVFIQSFSGLAGPPLAGVIVDRTQNYSSAFYSCAAGTVMGAVFLSLVRPCKVGMCHQQPAGAEGSVVEGTQDSPEDFIDMDIGKADHSGKGSDSVA